Proteins from a single region of Dyadobacter fanqingshengii:
- a CDS encoding FtsX-like permease family protein, whose product MLQNYFKIAWRNLVRSKTYSLLILCGLATGMTCAVLLGLYVHDELSFDRYHAQADDIYRLNLNVKWADNEYNMGHTSAPFGPTIKQEYAEVKDMLRIKPRDLTFRVGEKAAYVKQIVFADPSIFRFFEYKFTEGNGESALSGQNSVVLTEKLALILFGKTSGLIGKVVIVKDSIPMTISAIMQNAPANHHLTFDAVLPYENRQVNAMNLLKWDSFNTWTYLRLDHRANVGDLEAKMPAFYKKYIAKVIGDDTGTKVSFKIALQALTDIHLKSSHLLGEENGSSMAYVYTFATIALFILVIAIVNYVNLATARSLSRAKEIGVRKAVGSQKSQLIKQFLTESMLMSFMALTLSIVLIILLLPVFNTMADKSLTFNFGDAGVIRFLIGFAALTGLLSGIYPAFVLSKFKPALVLKGASSGADGGQFLRKSLVVLQFSISIVMILGTIVVYRQLQYMRNSELGFDQEQVITLSLRSPAAQKSAEVLKNRVLESPLVQKVSLADGNVGDGLNNKTTFSFYAKGAEIPIGTEYFHVDADFLDVMKIKVKEGAGFSQQISSDSSFSVVVNQAMIKRLGWKDRTAGLIEVDTKRVPVTGVISDFHLRSLHNQIEPLVLVLKKHNNGNLYIRVSGENTRAALQYVQEVFEETNPGQPFEYAFLDQTFAKQYQSDERKGSIFLSFSGIAIFIACVGLFGLATFTAERRTKEIGVRKVLGASVASVFTLLSADFLKLVAISILIAAPVGGYMMRVWLQNFAYQTKLEWWMFALAGSLSILVALLTVSFQSIKAALKNPVESLRSE is encoded by the coding sequence AACTACTTCAAAATCGCCTGGCGTAACCTTGTCAGAAGTAAAACTTACAGCCTGTTAATTCTTTGTGGATTGGCGACCGGCATGACCTGTGCCGTGCTGTTGGGATTATATGTTCATGATGAGCTCAGTTTTGACCGCTATCACGCACAAGCTGATGACATCTATCGGCTTAATTTGAATGTCAAATGGGCTGATAATGAATATAATATGGGTCACACGTCGGCGCCATTCGGTCCTACTATAAAGCAGGAGTATGCCGAAGTTAAGGACATGCTCAGAATAAAACCGCGAGACCTGACGTTCCGGGTTGGGGAGAAGGCCGCTTATGTAAAGCAGATCGTGTTTGCTGATCCGTCTATTTTCAGGTTTTTTGAATACAAATTCACAGAGGGAAATGGCGAAAGCGCCCTATCAGGCCAGAACAGCGTGGTACTCACTGAAAAACTGGCACTTATCCTCTTTGGAAAAACGTCTGGCCTGATCGGGAAAGTGGTCATTGTGAAGGATAGCATTCCCATGACGATTTCTGCGATCATGCAAAATGCTCCGGCTAATCATCATTTGACGTTTGACGCGGTGTTGCCTTATGAAAACAGGCAAGTCAATGCTATGAACCTGCTTAAATGGGATAGTTTTAATACGTGGACATATCTGCGGTTAGATCATCGGGCCAATGTTGGCGATCTGGAAGCTAAAATGCCGGCGTTTTATAAAAAGTATATTGCCAAAGTGATTGGTGATGATACTGGCACAAAAGTGAGTTTTAAGATTGCCTTGCAGGCTTTAACGGATATTCATTTAAAATCCTCGCACTTGTTGGGAGAAGAAAATGGCAGCTCAATGGCCTACGTATACACCTTTGCGACCATCGCTCTATTTATCCTGGTAATCGCCATTGTTAATTATGTAAATCTTGCCACAGCCAGGTCTTTAAGCAGGGCCAAAGAGATTGGGGTTCGAAAAGCAGTAGGCTCACAAAAGTCGCAGCTGATCAAGCAATTTCTTACTGAATCCATGCTCATGTCATTTATGGCGCTTACACTGAGCATTGTACTGATCATTTTACTGCTCCCAGTGTTCAACACGATGGCGGATAAGTCGCTCACTTTCAATTTTGGTGACGCAGGAGTTATCCGCTTTTTAATAGGTTTTGCAGCCTTAACGGGCTTATTAAGTGGGATTTATCCAGCATTTGTATTGTCAAAATTTAAACCTGCATTGGTTTTAAAAGGCGCTTCCTCGGGGGCTGACGGCGGTCAATTTCTTCGCAAATCACTCGTTGTACTGCAATTTTCTATTTCCATCGTTATGATTTTAGGGACGATCGTCGTTTACAGGCAATTGCAATACATGCGTAATTCGGAGCTGGGTTTCGATCAGGAACAGGTCATAACATTATCCTTGAGAAGTCCGGCTGCACAGAAATCGGCTGAGGTTTTAAAAAACAGGGTACTTGAAAGTCCGCTGGTCCAAAAAGTAAGTCTGGCAGATGGTAATGTGGGGGATGGTTTGAATAATAAAACAACTTTCAGCTTTTACGCAAAAGGGGCGGAAATCCCGATTGGGACAGAATACTTTCATGTGGATGCGGATTTTCTGGATGTAATGAAAATAAAAGTGAAAGAAGGAGCAGGTTTTTCACAGCAGATATCGAGCGATTCTTCATTCTCGGTGGTTGTAAATCAGGCTATGATCAAGCGATTAGGTTGGAAAGACAGGACAGCCGGACTGATTGAAGTGGATACAAAACGGGTGCCGGTTACGGGTGTGATCAGTGATTTTCACCTTCGCTCGCTGCACAACCAGATCGAACCTTTGGTGCTGGTTTTGAAAAAGCATAATAATGGCAATCTGTATATTCGCGTCTCGGGTGAGAATACGCGTGCGGCTTTGCAATATGTGCAAGAAGTTTTTGAAGAAACGAATCCGGGACAGCCCTTTGAATATGCATTTCTGGATCAGACTTTTGCAAAACAATATCAATCCGATGAGCGGAAAGGGAGTATTTTCCTCTCTTTTTCCGGCATCGCGATTTTCATAGCCTGTGTAGGACTTTTTGGTCTGGCCACATTTACGGCCGAAAGACGCACTAAGGAAATTGGCGTGAGAAAAGTGCTTGGTGCTTCGGTAGCGAGTGTTTTTACATTGCTATCTGCGGATTTCTTAAAATTGGTTGCAATTTCGATCCTGATCGCTGCGCCCGTAGGCGGTTATATGATGAGGGTTTGGTTGCAGAATTTTGCCTATCAAACAAAACTCGAATGGTGGATGTTTGCACTTGCAGGCTCACTTTCTATCCTTGTCGCATTGCTAACAGTAAGTTTCCAGAGCATCAAGGCAGCATTGAAAAATCCGGTTGAGAGTTTAAGGTCGGAATAG
- a CDS encoding carboxylesterase family protein — MQSRPLSRDFYSFAIFFVAVYIVTSLIQNVVALLIGPRFLTLESFYPWLAVLQFVFIISSFALLKYYWSKGYKVAFTAALASSIVTVVQITMIYFLLMHRDWQPFYMNLAIAAITLNIVYGASLAFSKAAERPWIKRGGWLSVFVGACLLVTALWMLNTQDINLRLSLDKFHRLIALLGILVPVAFLMDLLTQLKSLNNERETKPIILREALKVAAIISILFFGMSFVGESYRSGTGRAFIPTMKVLKQAAEFGPRNYVNDKGDTLRYRLVPPLSYDSTKKYPLIVCLHHGGAHGKDNVRQLAADPAPFLLSDSVRGKYPAFILMPHCPEGAGFGGISAYPDIDTLVFETITTLEKQYSIDTSRRYVMGISGGGYGSWHFISTRPEMFAAAIPICGLGDPKFANRLTTVPIWAFHGAKDRLVSVDGTRNMVNAIKKAGGKPKYTEFGNSGHDIWRYVQAEPGLMTWLFAQKQ; from the coding sequence ATGCAGAGCCGCCCGCTATCGCGAGATTTTTATTCATTCGCTATATTTTTTGTGGCGGTTTACATCGTAACCAGCCTCATCCAGAATGTGGTGGCGTTGCTGATAGGGCCGAGGTTTCTGACACTGGAGTCGTTTTATCCCTGGCTGGCTGTATTGCAGTTCGTTTTTATTATCTCCTCTTTTGCATTATTGAAATACTATTGGTCCAAGGGTTATAAAGTCGCCTTTACAGCAGCGTTGGCAAGCAGTATAGTGACGGTCGTGCAGATAACAATGATATATTTCTTGCTGATGCACCGCGATTGGCAGCCTTTTTACATGAATTTGGCCATTGCTGCAATTACCCTGAACATTGTATACGGAGCTAGTCTCGCGTTTTCGAAGGCTGCTGAAAGGCCGTGGATCAAACGGGGAGGCTGGCTGTCTGTTTTTGTAGGGGCTTGTTTACTTGTTACCGCGTTATGGATGTTGAATACGCAGGATATAAACCTGAGATTGTCACTTGACAAGTTTCACAGACTGATTGCCCTCTTGGGAATTCTTGTTCCCGTGGCATTTTTAATGGATTTGTTGACGCAATTAAAAAGCTTGAATAATGAGCGCGAGACAAAGCCGATCATTTTAAGAGAAGCTCTGAAAGTAGCGGCTATTATAAGCATTTTGTTTTTTGGAATGAGTTTCGTCGGTGAAAGTTATCGGTCGGGGACGGGGCGGGCTTTTATCCCGACAATGAAAGTGCTCAAACAAGCCGCTGAATTTGGGCCGAGAAATTATGTGAACGACAAGGGCGACACACTGCGTTACCGGTTGGTTCCCCCACTTTCTTACGACTCCACAAAAAAATATCCGCTGATCGTGTGCCTGCATCATGGTGGAGCGCACGGCAAAGACAATGTGCGGCAACTCGCTGCGGATCCCGCACCGTTTCTGCTGAGTGACTCGGTCAGGGGGAAATATCCCGCGTTCATTCTGATGCCTCATTGCCCCGAGGGCGCTGGGTTCGGCGGAATCTCCGCCTATCCTGACATTGATACACTCGTTTTTGAAACCATTACAACATTAGAAAAGCAATATTCCATTGATACTAGCCGGCGCTATGTAATGGGGATTTCCGGCGGCGGCTATGGCTCCTGGCATTTTATCAGCACGCGTCCGGAAATGTTTGCCGCGGCCATTCCAATCTGCGGGTTGGGTGATCCAAAATTTGCAAACCGCCTCACGACTGTTCCTATATGGGCATTTCACGGGGCCAAAGATCGCCTTGTGTCCGTTGACGGCACACGAAACATGGTTAATGCCATTAAAAAAGCAGGCGGCAAACCCAAATACACCGAATTCGGAAATTCCGGGCACGACATCTGGCGGTATGTGCAAGCCGAACCCGGTCTGATGACCTGGCTGTTTGCGCAAAAACAATGA
- a CDS encoding VOC family protein: MQQDLPHLAKKRSSAADTVYLSQQPPSIVLIADDKMIFDTLILNYRIDSPFTFNIHFLAMPKLNTYLNFDGKSEEAFNFYKSVFGGTFLAVHRMSDMPGAEQLAENEKGRLMHISLPIGKDDVLMASDTVPSMGHQLSIGNHAYVSVFTDSREEADRLFAGLSAGGEIEMALEDTFWGDYYGSFHDKYGIGWMINYPQQQQS, translated from the coding sequence TATTTGTCCCAACAGCCCCCTTCGATTGTCCTTATTGCGGACGATAAAATGATTTTCGACACGCTAATTTTGAATTATCGGATTGATAGTCCATTCACCTTCAACATTCATTTCTTAGCCATGCCCAAACTAAACACTTACCTCAACTTCGACGGAAAATCGGAAGAGGCTTTTAATTTTTACAAATCCGTTTTCGGAGGAACGTTTTTAGCCGTTCACCGCATGTCGGATATGCCAGGTGCCGAGCAACTTGCAGAAAATGAAAAAGGCCGCCTCATGCACATTTCACTCCCAATCGGAAAGGACGATGTGCTGATGGCGTCTGATACGGTGCCTTCTATGGGACACCAGCTGAGCATTGGTAACCACGCATACGTTTCAGTTTTCACCGATAGCAGAGAAGAAGCAGACCGTCTTTTCGCGGGATTATCGGCGGGTGGCGAGATCGAAATGGCGTTGGAAGACACTTTCTGGGGCGATTATTACGGCAGTTTCCATGATAAATACGGCATCGGCTGGATGATCAATTATCCGCAACAGCAACAAAGCTGA
- a CDS encoding SDR family NAD(P)-dependent oxidoreductase, with translation MENILITGGTGNLGQTVVKKLSDHGYHLHLAVRKAVGDHAENVSYYQTDVSDSGQAEALVGKIATGKVTIHTGVFLAGGFEPGDLAKTSIDDITRMINMNFATAFNVAQKLIAHYKTVGGGKLIFVGAKAAMDSKAAGNSLAYSLSKQLLYHYSELINESEKRAGITSHILLPGIIDTATNREAMPDADFSQWISPNLIAQTIENIIAGNESKDVIKF, from the coding sequence ATGGAAAACATTCTCATTACAGGAGGCACGGGAAATTTGGGTCAAACCGTCGTAAAAAAATTATCGGATCATGGCTATCATCTGCATCTTGCAGTAAGAAAAGCGGTTGGCGATCACGCAGAAAATGTTTCTTACTACCAAACAGATGTGTCTGACAGCGGGCAGGCAGAGGCACTTGTAGGGAAAATCGCCACTGGAAAAGTTACCATTCATACCGGGGTTTTCCTGGCGGGAGGGTTTGAGCCTGGGGATTTGGCGAAAACGTCCATAGATGACATCACCAGAATGATCAACATGAATTTCGCGACTGCATTCAATGTTGCGCAAAAACTGATTGCACATTACAAAACTGTGGGCGGTGGAAAGCTTATTTTCGTTGGTGCAAAAGCGGCCATGGATTCCAAAGCGGCAGGCAATAGTTTGGCGTATTCATTATCCAAGCAGCTGCTCTACCATTACTCGGAACTGATCAATGAAAGCGAAAAAAGAGCCGGGATCACGTCTCATATTCTGCTCCCCGGCATCATCGACACCGCTACAAACCGCGAAGCTATGCCAGACGCCGACTTTTCCCAATGGATCAGCCCCAATCTTATAGCGCAGACCATTGAGAACATCATTGCAGGAAATGAATCAAAAGATGTAATTAAGTTTTAG